In one Trichlorobacter lovleyi SZ genomic region, the following are encoded:
- a CDS encoding methyl-accepting chemotaxis protein has translation MQWFRNFKISTKLVVSFLFILTLMAALGFFMILRLSTISASSQDMAKVQLPGLLSISRISDYFGSYRRGELLEVLSEKKEDIEKYVKRNSEMLEKLKSEQLVYEKLMDSDAEKKAYAEFAEALPLYLAENPKIVALALENKDIEASELVRGASSKNFNRALKAIEAIMAAQVKQTVKESSAMVSLSVASRTWVMVALVVCIIAGLIEAVVIARLISAPLQDLTRKAEQIAGGDLNVTVDQNSSDEVGQLSGAFNTMTSNLRHLIGRLTETSAQLLSASGQLRVTAEQMSTGTEEVAAQAGTVATASEEMSATSSDIANNCHMAADSAQHAADTTQKGFDVVRHTVDGIRQRGEGTKANAKLVESLGARSDQIGAIVSTIEDIADQTNLLALNAAIEAARAGEMGRGFAVVADEVRALAERTTRATKEISEMIRAIQHETRQAIVSMEEGVRGTEQGVTEAIQLETALNEILEQVNAVTMQVSQIATAAEEQTATTSEITNNINQINQVVNQTSHGAHEAAGAAAGLAHQAEALQALVRQFRV, from the coding sequence ATGCAATGGTTCAGAAACTTCAAGATCAGCACCAAACTGGTTGTCTCGTTCCTGTTTATTCTGACCCTTATGGCAGCCTTGGGTTTTTTCATGATCCTCAGGCTCAGTACCATCAGCGCCTCCTCACAGGATATGGCAAAGGTGCAGTTACCGGGGTTGCTCTCCATCTCCCGGATCAGTGACTACTTCGGCAGTTATCGCCGGGGCGAGTTGCTGGAGGTTCTGTCGGAAAAGAAAGAGGATATTGAAAAGTACGTCAAGCGTAACAGTGAGATGCTGGAAAAGCTGAAAAGCGAACAACTGGTCTATGAAAAACTGATGGATTCGGATGCCGAGAAAAAGGCCTATGCAGAATTTGCTGAAGCGCTTCCTTTGTATCTGGCGGAAAATCCCAAGATTGTTGCCCTGGCCTTGGAAAATAAAGATATTGAGGCCAGTGAGCTTGTTCGTGGTGCCTCCAGCAAGAATTTTAATCGGGCCCTGAAGGCCATTGAGGCGATCATGGCGGCACAGGTCAAGCAGACGGTCAAGGAAAGTTCTGCCATGGTTTCCCTCAGTGTCGCATCCCGTACCTGGGTTATGGTCGCGCTGGTTGTCTGTATCATTGCCGGTCTGATCGAGGCGGTTGTCATCGCCCGTCTGATCAGTGCGCCGTTGCAGGACCTGACCCGTAAGGCGGAACAGATTGCCGGGGGGGATCTGAATGTCACAGTTGATCAGAATTCCAGTGATGAGGTCGGTCAGCTGAGCGGCGCCTTCAATACCATGACATCAAACCTGCGCCACTTGATTGGGCGTCTTACCGAGACATCGGCACAGCTGCTGTCCGCCTCCGGCCAGCTGCGGGTCACTGCCGAGCAGATGTCCACCGGTACCGAGGAGGTCGCTGCCCAGGCCGGCACTGTGGCAACCGCCAGTGAAGAGATGTCAGCCACCTCCTCTGATATTGCCAACAACTGTCATATGGCGGCAGACAGCGCCCAGCATGCCGCAGACACCACCCAAAAAGGGTTTGATGTGGTCAGGCATACCGTTGACGGCATTCGCCAGCGCGGTGAAGGAACCAAGGCCAATGCAAAACTGGTTGAATCGCTGGGAGCTCGCTCCGATCAGATCGGTGCCATCGTCTCAACCATTGAAGATATTGCTGATCAGACCAACCTGCTGGCCCTGAATGCTGCCATTGAGGCCGCCCGGGCTGGTGAAATGGGCCGCGGCTTTGCCGTGGTTGCCGATGAAGTCCGCGCCCTGGCAGAACGTACCACCCGTGCCACCAAGGAGATCAGCGAGATGATCCGTGCCATCCAGCATGAGACCAGGCAGGCCATCGTCTCCATGGAGGAAGGGGTGAGAGGCACCGAACAGGGGGTTACTGAAGCTATCCAGCTGGAGACCGCCCTGAATGAGATCCTTGAACAGGTGAATGCCGTGACCATGCAGGTCAGTCAGATCGCTACGGCAGCAGAAGAACAGACCGCTACCACCAGCGAAATCACCAATAACATCAATCAAATCAATCAGGTGGTGAACCAGACATCACATGGTGCTCATGAAGCTGCCGGGGCTGCAGCCGGTCTGGCACATCAGGCAGAAGCGCTGCAGGCCCTGGTGCGGCAGTTCAGGGTATAG
- a CDS encoding cupin domain-containing protein: protein MNTTQQTIIGQPFNMNDQVTYQPGSVVSRTLIDKKIGTLTLFAFDAGQGLSEHTAPFDAVVEVLDGTAAITIDGTLHQVAAGQMIIMPANLPHSLKAEVPFKMLLVMIRA, encoded by the coding sequence ATGAATACCACTCAACAAACCATTATCGGACAGCCATTCAACATGAACGACCAGGTGACCTACCAGCCCGGCTCAGTGGTCAGCCGTACCCTGATTGACAAGAAGATCGGCACCCTGACCCTGTTTGCCTTTGATGCCGGACAGGGGCTTTCAGAGCACACCGCCCCCTTTGATGCCGTGGTTGAAGTGCTGGACGGGACCGCCGCCATTACCATCGACGGTACACTGCATCAGGTGGCTGCCGGACAGATGATCATCATGCCGGCCAACCTGCCGCACTCGCTCAAGGCCGAGGTGCCGTTCAAGATGCTGCTGGTGATGATCAGGGCCTAG
- a CDS encoding hydrolase, which yields MTTIRQRFFLDAADSVLVVIDVQERLCKAMDPQVLANLTANTAILLESAAELQVPVVITEQYVKGLGETLTELQEKAAAAPRLEKMTFSCCGCSDFVEAIRNSGRRQIVMTGMETHVCVLQTAVELLDAGYVVHLVQDAVMSRSEQNKQLATGMMQQAGAVITCTESVLFQWLKAAGTDSFKKLSKLVK from the coding sequence ATGACAACCATTCGACAGCGTTTCTTTCTTGATGCTGCAGATTCTGTGTTGGTGGTGATTGATGTGCAGGAGCGGCTTTGCAAGGCCATGGACCCGCAGGTGCTGGCCAACCTGACCGCGAACACAGCTATTCTGCTTGAGTCTGCAGCAGAGCTGCAGGTGCCGGTTGTGATCACGGAGCAGTATGTCAAGGGGTTGGGCGAGACCCTGACGGAATTGCAGGAAAAGGCTGCCGCTGCCCCCCGTCTTGAGAAAATGACCTTCAGTTGCTGTGGTTGCAGTGATTTTGTTGAAGCGATTAGAAACAGCGGGCGTAGGCAGATTGTGATGACCGGCATGGAGACCCATGTCTGCGTGCTGCAGACGGCGGTTGAACTGCTTGATGCCGGCTATGTCGTACATCTGGTGCAGGATGCCGTCATGAGCCGCTCTGAACAGAATAAACAGCTGGCAACAGGGATGATGCAACAGGCCGGGGCCGTAATTACCTGCACCGAATCGGTGCTGTTTCAGTGGCTCAAGGCAGCCGGTACCGATTCATTCAAAAAACTTTCCAAGCTGGTGAAGTAA
- a CDS encoding phosphate-starvation-inducible PsiE family protein → MINGIKKFEKLVIKVLVVLMGVVLLLSTLELVWVIVKDIMSPPYLILDIDELLELFGIFMLVLIGIELMETIIKTYMDEAPDHARIVIAVAIIAIARKVIILDMKELSGVALLGIAAIILALTVGYYLIRKSDQGLHKPQKEQTPNTPAT, encoded by the coding sequence ATGATCAACGGCATCAAAAAATTTGAAAAGCTGGTTATCAAGGTGCTGGTTGTGCTGATGGGGGTAGTATTGCTGCTCAGTACGCTTGAATTGGTATGGGTTATCGTAAAAGACATCATGTCGCCACCGTATCTGATACTGGATATAGATGAGCTTTTGGAACTGTTTGGTATCTTTATGCTGGTACTGATAGGGATTGAGTTGATGGAGACCATCATCAAGACCTACATGGACGAAGCCCCTGACCACGCCCGTATCGTGATTGCCGTTGCGATCATAGCCATCGCCCGCAAGGTAATCATTCTTGATATGAAAGAACTTTCAGGGGTCGCCTTGCTTGGCATTGCAGCAATTATTCTGGCGCTCACGGTTGGTTATTATCTGATTCGAAAAAGTGATCAGGGCTTGCACAAACCTCAAAAAGAACAGACACCGAACACACCGGCAACGTAA
- the tpx gene encoding thiol peroxidase — protein MNERSGSITFKGNPMTLLGPELKVGDKAPDFLTVDTTLAPVSLNSHAGKIRVLSAVPSLDTPVCDTETRRFNQEAAGLPENVVVLTISLDLPFAQKRWCGAAGIDRVITLSDYRDRSFGLNYGVLIKELLLLSRCIFVVDAEGIIRYIQQVPEVTSEPDYAAVLDAVKTLL, from the coding sequence ATGAATGAGCGCAGCGGCAGCATCACCTTTAAGGGCAACCCGATGACCCTGCTGGGACCGGAGCTGAAGGTCGGTGACAAGGCTCCTGACTTTTTGACGGTTGACACTACCCTTGCCCCGGTCAGTCTGAACAGCCATGCCGGGAAGATCAGGGTGCTCAGCGCTGTTCCGTCGCTTGATACCCCGGTCTGTGATACCGAGACCCGCCGCTTTAACCAGGAAGCAGCCGGCCTGCCTGAAAATGTTGTGGTACTGACCATCAGTCTTGATCTGCCCTTTGCCCAGAAACGCTGGTGCGGAGCTGCCGGAATTGACCGGGTGATTACCCTGTCCGACTACCGTGACCGTTCTTTCGGTCTGAACTACGGGGTGCTGATCAAAGAGTTGCTGCTGCTTTCCCGCTGTATCTTTGTCGTGGATGCCGAGGGAATTATCCGGTATATCCAGCAGGTGCCGGAAGTAACCAGCGAACCTGATTATGCAGCTGTGCTGGATGCGGTAAAGACCTTGCTCTAG
- a CDS encoding type IV pilus twitching motility protein PilT, with product MDMNLLNQILGIAFEKRVSDLHFEVDNPPFFRAHGQLIRSKLPSLTPQDTEFIAKTVLAQSNRQLPEDLRELDAAYALPNGGRFRVSIFRQRCSVGIVMRVIPPYIAAFNELNLPPVLGEICQAPNGLILVTGPTGNGKSTTLASMLQFINQNDSFNIITIEDPIEFLFASDKSCIIQREVGIDTGSFSAALKASLRMDPDVIMVGEMRDLETIDSCIKAAETGHLVFSTLHTQSASSTINRLVGHFPPDAQEVIRQRLADILVATISLRLINDKTGERVLPVVEIMRTTTTIQACIREGRFDEIEKHIENGRTQYQMQSLDQHLVQLCQQELITFEQAKRITRSMDLERKLTFTGE from the coding sequence ATGGACATGAACCTGCTCAACCAGATCCTGGGGATTGCCTTTGAAAAACGGGTCTCTGACCTGCACTTCGAGGTGGACAACCCACCGTTTTTCAGGGCTCACGGCCAATTGATCCGCTCAAAACTGCCCTCCCTGACCCCACAGGATACCGAGTTTATCGCCAAGACCGTGCTGGCCCAGAGTAATCGCCAGCTGCCCGAAGACCTACGGGAACTTGATGCGGCCTATGCCCTGCCCAATGGCGGCCGGTTCCGGGTCAGCATCTTCCGCCAACGCTGCAGCGTCGGTATCGTGATGAGGGTCATCCCTCCCTACATCGCCGCCTTCAACGAACTGAATCTGCCCCCGGTACTGGGAGAGATCTGCCAGGCTCCCAACGGCCTGATCCTGGTTACCGGCCCAACCGGCAACGGCAAGTCCACCACCCTGGCCTCCATGCTGCAGTTCATCAACCAGAACGACAGTTTCAACATCATCACCATAGAGGATCCGATTGAGTTCCTGTTCGCCTCGGACAAAAGCTGCATCATCCAGCGTGAAGTCGGGATCGATACCGGCAGCTTCAGCGCCGCCCTGAAGGCATCACTGCGGATGGACCCTGACGTGATCATGGTAGGGGAGATGCGGGACCTGGAGACGATTGACTCCTGCATCAAGGCGGCCGAGACCGGCCACCTGGTCTTCTCCACCCTGCATACCCAGAGCGCCTCTTCAACCATCAACCGCCTGGTGGGACACTTCCCCCCCGACGCCCAGGAGGTGATCCGCCAACGGCTGGCCGACATTCTGGTGGCAACCATCTCGTTACGCCTGATTAACGACAAGACCGGCGAGCGGGTACTGCCGGTGGTTGAGATCATGCGTACCACCACCACCATTCAGGCCTGTATCCGTGAGGGGCGTTTCGACGAGATTGAGAAGCATATCGAGAACGGCCGCACCCAGTACCAGATGCAGTCCCTTGATCAGCACCTGGTACAACTCTGTCAGCAGGAACTGATTACCTTTGAACAGGCCAAACGGATTACCCGTTCCATGGATCTGGAGCGGAAACTGACGTTCACCGGAGAGTAG
- a CDS encoding DUF2288 domain-containing protein: protein MQGLAAQVDTAQWQWLRAHNERGALILVEGMLELAVVGERLVADDAAAVQSWLASRLVSKPTAEQVAAWNTVPDKLFSMLVVSPFVLIQEQQEDEGGTCVPE, encoded by the coding sequence ATGCAAGGATTGGCGGCGCAGGTCGATACAGCCCAGTGGCAGTGGCTGCGTGCCCACAATGAACGGGGGGCCTTGATACTGGTTGAGGGGATGTTGGAACTGGCTGTGGTGGGGGAGCGGCTCGTGGCGGATGACGCTGCTGCCGTGCAGTCCTGGCTGGCGTCACGGCTTGTCTCAAAGCCGACTGCCGAACAGGTTGCAGCCTGGAACACCGTGCCTGACAAACTGTTCTCCATGTTGGTGGTAAGTCCGTTTGTGTTGATTCAGGAGCAGCAAGAGGACGAAGGCGGTACCTGTGTGCCGGAGTAA
- a CDS encoding YeeE/YedE thiosulfate transporter family protein — protein MTTDGKPWSPYLAGALAGLVSIGSVWFAGKYFGASTTFVKTAGMLEQLFSPERVAQMEYFIKEVPKVDWQSMFLVGIFGGALIASLTDGSFRVQKIPALWEKRFGASLPKRSILAFMGGTIAMFGARLADGUPSGHGLSGSLQLALSGFISLACFFIGGIIMARMLYRGGDQ, from the coding sequence ATGACAACTGATGGAAAACCGTGGAGTCCCTATCTGGCAGGAGCACTGGCCGGGCTGGTCAGCATCGGTTCAGTCTGGTTTGCAGGCAAGTATTTTGGCGCCTCAACCACCTTTGTTAAGACCGCCGGGATGCTGGAGCAACTTTTTAGCCCTGAACGGGTAGCCCAGATGGAATATTTTATCAAGGAAGTACCCAAGGTGGACTGGCAAAGCATGTTTCTGGTCGGCATCTTTGGCGGAGCCCTGATCGCCTCCCTTACGGACGGTTCTTTCCGCGTACAAAAAATCCCGGCACTATGGGAAAAGCGCTTCGGTGCAAGTCTCCCTAAGCGGAGCATTCTGGCCTTTATGGGGGGCACCATAGCCATGTTCGGGGCACGGCTGGCCGATGGCTGACCGAGCGGTCATGGGCTGAGCGGTTCGCTTCAGCTAGCGTTAAGTGGCTTTATCTCTCTGGCATGTTTTTTCATTGGTGGGATTATCATGGCCCGGATGCTGTATCGTGGAGGTGATCAATGA
- a CDS encoding DUF4388 domain-containing protein: protein MAFSGDLEHLSIVDVIQLLHTTRKTGTLKVQGRKGEISVAFNDGYIVGASHYSKGALIGTILQEAGVITAETLQQALAIQERAGKDRKPLVATLLENGFADRDAAYHGLEALIELAIVEMLTWKKGSFALQVDEIQLCDEFRYFPDKLHQEITLPTEHVLMDALRIFDEKMRDGLLTMEDEPAEPPVSAAAEQPDSATVLSADDLGLGDLDTVKRKLPAFHEALKDQSSSSDLLQSKFNAVLKDTSASLQQVGSLPETARILLETVAALFPRALTLVAWDTELVAERGIGITTPRDAGPGPVMGFKIPLSSGALFSFILDKGHLFYGKSDDQALQEYLYPVIGAPADNTILLLPLKLGKRVVSLIYADFGTQQAAEVPTVQLEGCAEHAGMAIESALLRKQQTTKTT, encoded by the coding sequence ATGGCCTTCTCAGGTGATCTGGAACACCTTTCCATAGTTGATGTGATCCAACTGCTGCATACGACCCGCAAAACCGGCACCCTGAAGGTACAGGGGCGCAAGGGGGAGATCTCGGTTGCCTTCAACGACGGCTATATCGTGGGAGCAAGCCATTATTCAAAGGGAGCCCTGATCGGTACGATTCTGCAGGAGGCCGGAGTAATCACGGCCGAAACCCTGCAACAGGCCCTGGCGATCCAGGAGCGGGCCGGTAAGGATCGCAAACCGCTGGTTGCAACACTGCTGGAGAATGGATTTGCTGATCGGGATGCCGCCTACCATGGCCTTGAAGCCTTGATTGAACTGGCGATCGTGGAGATGCTGACCTGGAAAAAAGGGAGCTTTGCCCTGCAAGTCGACGAGATACAGCTCTGTGACGAATTTCGCTATTTCCCCGACAAGTTACATCAGGAGATTACCCTGCCCACCGAGCATGTCCTGATGGATGCCTTGAGGATCTTTGACGAAAAGATGCGGGACGGCCTGTTGACGATGGAAGACGAACCTGCTGAGCCGCCGGTTTCTGCTGCGGCAGAACAACCTGACAGCGCCACGGTTCTCTCGGCTGATGATCTCGGCCTGGGCGATCTGGACACGGTCAAACGCAAGCTGCCTGCCTTCCATGAGGCACTGAAAGATCAGTCGTCCTCATCGGATCTGCTGCAATCCAAGTTCAACGCCGTACTGAAAGATACCAGTGCCAGCCTGCAGCAGGTGGGCAGCCTGCCGGAAACCGCCCGGATCCTGCTGGAAACGGTGGCAGCCCTGTTTCCCCGTGCCCTGACCCTAGTGGCCTGGGATACCGAACTGGTGGCAGAGCGGGGGATCGGCATCACCACCCCCCGGGATGCCGGTCCCGGGCCGGTCATGGGGTTCAAGATTCCGCTCAGTAGTGGCGCTCTGTTCAGTTTTATTCTTGACAAGGGACACCTTTTCTACGGTAAATCCGACGATCAGGCCTTGCAAGAATATCTCTACCCGGTTATTGGCGCCCCGGCGGACAACACGATACTCCTGCTGCCGCTTAAACTGGGCAAACGGGTGGTCTCGCTGATTTACGCCGACTTCGGCACCCAGCAGGCCGCAGAGGTGCCCACGGTTCAGCTGGAAGGTTGTGCCGAGCATGCCGGCATGGCTATTGAAAGCGCCCTGCTGCGTAAGCAGCAAACCACGAAAACTACCTGA
- a CDS encoding YeeE/YedE thiosulfate transporter family protein → MSQLVYGLVTGFLFGFLLQKGRVLRFEKQVNALLFKDLTIIKFMLSSVAVAMVGTYLLVDLELAKLSIKATVLGANIIGGLLFGLGWGVLGYCPGTSIGAVAEGRWDALWGVLGMLAGAALYAEAFPAMKATILTWGNLGKVTLPQLMGINHWFVIVPFVIGALFLFRWIEKKGL, encoded by the coding sequence ATGAGCCAGCTCGTGTACGGTTTGGTTACTGGCTTCTTATTCGGCTTCCTGCTGCAGAAAGGACGGGTTTTACGGTTTGAAAAACAGGTTAACGCCTTGCTTTTCAAGGATCTGACCATCATCAAGTTTATGCTCTCCAGCGTAGCGGTCGCCATGGTGGGAACCTACCTGCTTGTCGATCTGGAACTGGCCAAGCTTTCGATCAAGGCAACCGTCCTGGGGGCAAACATAATCGGTGGCCTTTTGTTCGGGCTTGGCTGGGGTGTTCTGGGCTATTGTCCAGGCACCTCAATCGGTGCAGTGGCAGAGGGGCGCTGGGATGCACTCTGGGGTGTACTCGGTATGCTGGCCGGAGCTGCTCTCTACGCCGAGGCTTTTCCTGCCATGAAAGCCACCATACTTACCTGGGGAAATCTGGGTAAAGTCACCCTGCCACAACTAATGGGGATTAACCACTGGTTTGTGATCGTGCCGTTTGTAATCGGAGCGCTGTTTCTGTTCCGCTGGATTGAAAAGAAAGGACTGTAA
- a CDS encoding PAS domain-containing protein encodes MNNDRAEKHQLLRQRAEQLLATDPGRFRTPEQADLVGLLHELAVFQAELEMQNEDLLLANQQLEETRQQYARLYEQAPVGYLRLNEQGIILRHNQTFIEMIHSDQNMLVNKPLATLHCCPIVFKAAPVEDLAMLSLV; translated from the coding sequence GTGAACAATGACCGTGCTGAAAAACATCAACTGCTGCGCCAGCGGGCCGAACAACTTTTGGCAACTGATCCGGGGCGGTTCAGGACACCGGAACAGGCCGATCTTGTTGGGCTGTTGCATGAACTGGCGGTCTTTCAAGCTGAACTCGAGATGCAGAATGAGGATCTACTGCTTGCCAATCAGCAGCTTGAAGAGACCAGGCAACAGTATGCGCGTTTGTATGAACAGGCACCGGTTGGATATCTCAGACTGAACGAGCAGGGAATTATTCTTCGTCATAATCAGACCTTCATTGAAATGATCCATTCGGATCAGAACATGCTGGTTAACAAACCGTTGGCAACCTTACACTGCTGTCCCATAGTTTTCAAAGCAGCGCCAGTTGAGGATTTGGCAATGCTTTCGTTGGTTTGA
- a CDS encoding carbonic anhydrase, with the protein MITTLLEGNKRFVSDVFDREKDYFAELSKHQRPTVLWIGCSDSRVPVNTITQTRPGEVFVHRNVGNIVATNDWNLSAVLEFTINHLNIPDVVVCGHYNCGGINALVNESPDDRYIPIWLNNAYKALERVDDKLRSLRLQVTDEQRRRLIEEENVRLQLEHLHEYPFVRRAMLDGKLTIHGWMYDMDSGEIKVMQKNDIICR; encoded by the coding sequence ATGATCACCACCCTGCTGGAAGGCAACAAGCGTTTTGTCTCCGATGTGTTTGACCGGGAGAAAGACTACTTTGCCGAACTGTCCAAGCATCAGCGCCCAACGGTACTCTGGATCGGCTGTTCCGATTCCAGGGTGCCGGTCAACACCATTACCCAGACCAGGCCGGGGGAGGTGTTTGTCCACCGTAATGTGGGCAATATTGTGGCCACCAACGACTGGAACCTTTCTGCAGTGCTGGAGTTTACCATCAATCACCTGAATATCCCTGATGTCGTGGTCTGCGGGCATTACAACTGCGGCGGCATCAATGCCCTGGTCAATGAAAGCCCGGATGACCGTTATATTCCGATCTGGCTGAATAATGCCTACAAGGCGCTGGAGCGGGTGGATGACAAGTTGCGTTCACTGCGTTTACAGGTGACGGACGAGCAGCGGCGACGCCTGATAGAGGAGGAAAACGTCCGGCTGCAACTGGAACACCTGCACGAATATCCCTTTGTACGGCGGGCCATGCTGGACGGCAAACTGACCATCCATGGCTGGATGTATGACATGGATAGCGGTGAGATCAAGGTGATGCAGAAAAACGACATAATCTGCCGGTAG
- a CDS encoding DUF2860 family protein, whose product MRCPPFLLSLLLISIILLTVASPSNADSFSADVGAGILVISKSDNLWGRGKSSIASLGDSPKSQTVVMAIPALLLRYRQDSLKNTWFAGATEEDYGRVAIGVKHDLEKGAVDAALFYSFMGSEWEDPYTLNRNATSVQNFGFRAGWEKIAGSPFAAHYTVSVKLVNNDLSGERYPDLKRDGTKHRLGVTYTLKLADTLTLTPSLAYERESAEGAANRYSSPTGAVSLIWRQQDLSWINRVSGSYAFHDHVNPVFGKTLKEPGYSAASLALWKNPFDFKKYWLTAGIVYEQTLPNITFFEKRSNYFFLLGGYSF is encoded by the coding sequence ATGCGATGTCCCCCTTTCCTTCTGAGCCTGTTACTCATCTCCATCATTTTGCTGACTGTAGCGTCACCATCAAATGCAGACAGTTTTTCTGCCGACGTCGGCGCAGGTATACTGGTTATCAGCAAGTCAGACAACCTTTGGGGGCGGGGCAAATCATCCATTGCCAGCCTGGGGGACAGCCCCAAAAGCCAGACGGTTGTCATGGCAATACCTGCGCTGCTGCTGCGCTATCGCCAGGACTCCCTGAAAAACACCTGGTTTGCTGGCGCCACAGAAGAGGACTACGGCCGGGTGGCGATCGGGGTTAAACATGATCTGGAAAAAGGGGCGGTTGACGCGGCCCTGTTCTACTCATTCATGGGCAGTGAATGGGAAGACCCCTACACGCTTAACAGAAACGCTACCAGTGTACAAAATTTCGGTTTCCGGGCCGGTTGGGAGAAAATTGCAGGAAGCCCTTTCGCCGCGCACTACACCGTTTCAGTAAAACTGGTGAATAATGATCTAAGCGGAGAACGTTACCCTGACCTGAAACGGGACGGCACAAAGCACCGCCTGGGGGTCACCTATACGCTCAAGCTGGCTGATACTCTTACGCTCACTCCCTCACTGGCTTATGAGCGAGAAAGCGCAGAAGGCGCTGCAAACCGTTACAGCTCTCCCACCGGGGCGGTGTCGCTGATCTGGCGGCAGCAGGACCTGAGTTGGATCAACAGGGTCTCAGGATCCTACGCCTTCCATGACCACGTCAATCCGGTTTTTGGCAAGACTCTGAAGGAACCGGGCTATAGCGCAGCCTCCCTCGCCCTATGGAAAAATCCTTTTGATTTCAAAAAGTACTGGCTAACTGCCGGCATCGTCTACGAGCAGACCCTTCCTAACATCACTTTTTTTGAAAAACGCTCAAACTACTTCTTTCTGCTGGGCGGGTATTCGTTCTAA